In Leopardus geoffroyi isolate Oge1 chromosome D1, O.geoffroyi_Oge1_pat1.0, whole genome shotgun sequence, a single window of DNA contains:
- the CEP295 gene encoding centrosomal protein of 295 kDa isoform X3: MEPDLNALARRAAERKRKAEMRHKEALKLQKNQKEELMKQKTWHITARKEALLVEKERSAKITSLPPPPPALFENIELKKTSHVKTSSSTYHHLHTFVNREMDTNQPDPRVAAEEEVKRLEERQKQAAQERMEQCEKAHVRGFQAMKKIHLVQTQEKVMKELKQLQQDDLARRRQTVAQMPPQLVELAYKRSEMKEDRQRELEFAFEDLYDADRKVKGNLILRLEPEPLPTVTDPIQDEELDLSMEQENLAETENIPVTEAEIICSSEADASLSMKTHQVPSKILFKKLLNKIRSQKSLWTIQSTSEDENEVITTASETESKAPTVESGAIADEDRTLSSGQERVAESDTLTVDSGPLSSEEKPLSLDTDYEKEQEINETQPITTVAQSSVLLHPQEAAARIRMAARQKQIMEIEEQKQKQLELLEQIEQQKLRLETDCFRAQLEEEKRKRTQQTGVSTAPASRAVKSDEDNHRQMIRNYQHQLLQQNRFHRQSVEIARKRLLEYQTMLKAKYPPVLATSLVSDSVVTVPPQKSERPTVISEHWDQGQRPKLSSDVLAKQSLESEEQPKQFSQSEVQQGDYKLPHKDSHTLSKPLSYDRPRILHDPREIAETSTATTSQTLDSQQRFSENNEHIPSKLTEHSSFQPLAAERAFSSLPATVESGKIQERFPTISKSTVPVSPSVISQIQDKSLPSSENITAQQGNLKALQEQLDRQKEILRSRQEAQEQLLLHKQKELEGQTGLSICLPLVSLDSFATLPSARAESGRIQESFPIRDDTAVSSGHLGVPRLQDRLLSFSQPVLSQQDNFKFLQEQLNIQRDSQQARREAQEVLCVHKQSEVDGRIWSEQTEPPSLPSQVAQHTLTLRPSAGTHSGKIQEQYSSESEKGLLSSQAEIQQSRDGSLSFLQQFLPLHDSMKLLPEQPTAQKGALQARPEAQAELLLQRPRDLGDSTSGQMSSLFPPVVAQCSVASQPSAKAEPRRISLSEKESTVLSSDLVLPAFQDQPRSLPQWENLTARQEQLHVQRVILGAKQETQEFVHKQSELETTVSSEQTGTSLSLSQVAESERVQEFMSVQSDSTVPVSHSKIPRVQERLLRFPQHTLPLQDDLEEHHKWLGLGKEALHFSQKTQGNLSSEQTDSSFLPQLGQPSFTSLPSAESGTTQEALSTESDTKILSSHSQIPQLQDRLLRISQLIQPQQDNLKALGERLAIQREAIIQSRQEAQEELLLHKQSEWKERISPEQVGASSFPPVAQHSFASLPLSESRRVQEPCSAKSDNLEIPRLPDRLLDLSQPVLTQPDHLIALQQEHLSAQRNPLLCSKKTQKELVLPRQYKFEEKLPAEHFIQPHQGDLKALQQQLDIQRRSIRSRQEVQEELLLQRLSKLEKKVSSEQTGSSPLSQVAPPVADCERIQKPFVPRCNSTVPVSHPEISTSQDRPSSLSQPVLPQQDISTAQLDLQREVVLSNEKVQEELLLNKHTQWTESESSEHALPSLFSAHKREHSFIPLPFAEVKSKNSCGSYSSKNEHAAPSSNSVIPRFQDRLLSFSPPVLTRQDNLEFQKQLDLQKQVLHHSQKSQEELLVQRQMTLQQQIQKHQETLKDFFKYSQISQPTVGNDVQSQKLREWLPRPQDLAGDDQENIRSVTRSNSDDNQLLSESSAKQSGKHLDKELGRRSSKPPVAKVKCGLDLNQHELSAIQEVESPASGRTSILDSCQDRDPLRVSISREQSFFGSPLDCEPFGCLYPVAQENVCGANSSEAVKVKEAVTENNAILNYAVEEEHTYLSPPVKPRNAETEEIYHEPLSSITVSTGSFLSYENTDLSLTDAGSFSEHASNHREQERTTAKEEETNVLSSVVPASQVSYQRQDPGEVHKPVLPAVEKFTSGQTYLQQMMEKHINEANLMTEKTDLRVDLDFPELEHTFPNLHHQLFKPLEPHPDFDMLSSYSGISQDSRDFYQNSDSSWESHRTTVSSKSTASFTALRTSLNPSNTSPNQQPDPHLAHAAAQIFATENITEGSEQSFQQLLPEFSSQEGSQHVDLPSIFSIEARDSSQSMENQTYSAQTELQNRKKSVPFQLCVGSLQNSGFRSSDEANVFHHLNLQHSTPCGSTSSECSIKAQPEGREETLGTEKLSERGIDTMLQSQGLNGGKKETCGVLNINSQVEEIDSQLCLRTVEMGTSVQAPYSVQNEKYFENSAKAETPEILRNLSQLAQSELFLSSGSLQSSIPMWLTESGHGIMEEPELTLVSTSDISIAEMEFANLTLEEKKENEAKSSFQVNEFLPLVSEKETSDYPVVSEHCVEEPVAVSAETLPKFTAIPGSLQEAFVKRKKSFIERSSQRQKEIKNKIYFSEKSQIKTAKEKPTGSSVSRLKGVNKVRVSLPEDRKTAQALMRQRALRLYNQLAEVKQQREEKAKQDAYAQNRARAKEFHKVSEAPYNLSRSRALQLLISFFYSLHRKH; the protein is encoded by the exons ACTCAGGAGAAAGTAATGAAAGAACTCAAACAGCTGCAGCAAGACGACCTGGCACGCAGGAGACAGACTGTGGCACAGATGCCCCCGCAGCTAGTTGAACTTGCGTACAAGCGCAGTGAGATGAAAGAAGACCGGCAGAGGGAGCTGGAATTCGCCTTTGAAGACCTGTATGATGCAGACAGGA agGTAAAAGGAAACCTGATTTTGCGCCTTGAACCAGAACCTTTGCCTACTGTGACTGATCCGATCCAAGATGAAGAACTGGACCTCTCAATGGAACAAGAAAATTTAGCAGAAACTGAAAACATTCCAGTGACAGAAGCCGAAATAATATGTTCTAGTGAAGCAGACG cttCCTTATCAATGAAGACCCACCAGGTtccttcaaaaattctttttaaaaaactattaaataagATCCGAAGCCAAAAATCTCTCTGGACGATTCAGTCCACGTCTGAAGACGAAAACGAAGTGATTACCACTGCTAGTGAGACTGAGAGTAAAGCCCCAACAGTCGAATCAGGAGCAATTGCTGATGAAGATAGAACATTATCCTCTGGGCAGGAACGAG TTGCTGAAAGTGATACTTTAACAGTTGACTCTGGACCACTTAGTAGTGAAGAGAAACCACTTTCATTGGATACAGACTATGAAAAGGAACAAG AAATAAATGAGACTCAGCCCATCACAACTGTAGCTCAGAGTTCGGTTCTACTTCATCCTCAAGAAGCAGCAGCCAGAATTAGAATGGCAGCAAGGCAGAAACAG ATCATGGAAATCGAAGAGCAGAAGCAAAAGCAGTTGGAATTACTTGAACAAATTGAACAACAGAAGTTACGTTTAGAAACTGATTGCTTCAGGGCTcagctggaagaagaaaaaagaaaaagaactcaacaGACTGGG GTCAGCACTGCTCCAGCATCACGCGCTGTCAAATCCGATGAAGATAATCACAGGCAGATGATTCGTAACTATCAACATCAGCTTTTACAGCAAAACAG gTTTCACAGACAGTCTGTGGAAATAGCCAGGAAACGATTACTCGAATATCAGACTATGTTAAAAGCAAAGTACCCACCCGTGTTAGCCACTTCATTGGTATCTGATTCTGTTGTAACAGTACCACCACAGAAATCTGAAAGACCCACTGTTATATCAGAGCATTGGGACCAAGGTCAGAGACCCAAGTTGAGTTCAGATGTTTTAGCCAAGCAGTCTCTGGAGTCAGAGGAACAGCCTAAGCAATTCTCACAGAGTGAAGTACAACAGGGAGACTATAAATTGCCTCATAAAGATTCTCATACACTTTCAAAGCCTCTGTCATATGATAGACCGCGAATATTACACGATCCTAGAGAAATAGCTGAAACGTCTACAGCAACAACTTCTCAAACTTTAGACTCCCAGCAAAGATTCTCAGAGAACAATGAACATATACCCTCTAAGCTAACTGAACATTCTTCATTCCAACCACTGGCAGCTGAGCGTGCTTTTAGTTCTCTGCCTGCTACAGTGGAATCTGGAAAAATCCAGGAACGCTTTCCAACCATAAGCAAAAGTACAGTTCCTGTAAGTCCTTCTGTAATCAGCCAAATACAGGATAAGTCTTTGCCATCCTCAGAGAATATCACAGCCCAGCAGGGTAATTTGAAGGCTCTCCAAGAACAGTTAGACCGACAGAAGGAAATTCTTCGGTCAAGACAGGAAGCTCAAGAACAATTGCTTTtgcacaaacaaaaagaattagaagGACAAACTGGCCTCTCGATATGCCTTCCATTAGTATCTTTGGATTCATTTGCTACACTGCCTTCTGCCAGAGCTGAATCAGGGAGAATTCAGGAATCTTTTCCAATCAGAGATGATACTGCAGTTTCCTCAGGCCATCTTGGGGTCCCACGACTTCAGGATAGGCTTTTGAGTTTTTCACAGCCTGTCTTATCACAgcaagataattttaaatttctccaaGAACAGTTAAATATTCAGAGGGACAGCCAACAGGCTAGGCGAGAAGCCCAGGAAGTATTATGTGTACATAAACAGAGTGAAGTGGATGGAAGAATATGGTCTGAACAGACTGAACCCCCCTCTCTCCCATCTCAGGTGGCTCAGCATACATTGACTTTGCGACCTTCTGCCGGCACTCATTCTGGAAAAATCCAGGAGCAGTATTCATCTGAGAGTGAGAAGGGACTTCTCTCAAGCCAGGCTGAAATCCAGCAATCTCGGGATGGGTCTTTGAGTTTCCTACAGCAGTTCCTACCTTTGCATGATAGTATGAAGCTGCTCCCAGAACAGCCGACGGCACAGAAGGGTGCTCTTCAGGCAAGGCCTGAAGCCCAGGCGGAGTTGCTTTTGCAGAGACCAAGGGATTTGGGAGACAGTACGTCTGGGCAGATGAGTTCTTTATTCCCACCAGTGGTTGCTCAGTGTTCAGTTGCTTCACAACCTTCTGCTAAAGCTGAGCCTAGAAGAATTTCTTTATCTGAGAAGGAGAGTACCGTTCTTTCAAGTGACTTGGTACTCCCAGCATTTCAGGACCAGCCTCGTAGTTTGCCACAGTGGGAAAATTTGACAGCACGTCAAGAACAGTTACACGTGCAGAGGGTGATACTTGGTGCTAAACAAGAAACCCAGGAATTTGTACACAAACAAAGTGAATTAGAAACAACGGTTTCTTCTGAACAGACTGGCACCTCTTTATCCCTGTCCCAGGTAGCAGAGTCTGAAAGAGTCCAGGAGTTTATGTCAGTCCAGAGTGATAGTACAGTTCCTGTAAGCCATTCTAAGATCCCGAGAGTTCAGGAAAGACTTCTGAGGTTTCCACAACATACACTACCTCTACAGGATGATTTGGAGGAACACCACAAATGGCTAGGCCTGGGGAAGGAGGCCCTTCATTTTAGCCAGAAAACCCAAGGGAATCTATCTTCTGAACAGACCGACTCCTCATTCCTGCCCCAGTTAGGACAGCCTTCATTTACCTCATTACCTTCTGCTGAATCTGGTACAACCCAGGAAGCCCTTTCAACAGAGAGTGATACTAAAATTCTTTCAAGCCATTCTCAGATCCCACAGTTGCAGGATAGGCTTTTGAGGATATCACAACTTATCCAGCCTCAACAAGATAATTTGAAGGCTCTTGGAGAAAGGTTAGCTATACAGAGAGAAGCTATCATTCAATCTAGACAGGAAGCTCAGGAAGAATTACTTTTGCATAAACAGAGTGagtggaaggaaagaatatcTCCTGAACAGGTTGGCgcctcttccttccccccagtTGCACAGCATTCATTTGCTTCATTACCCCTTAGTGAATCTCGAAGAGTCCAAGAACCTTGTTCAGCTAAGAGTGATAATTTGGAGATACCAAGATTGCCTGACAGGCTTTTAGATTTATCACAACCTGTTTTAACCCAGCCAGATCACCTGATTGCACTTCAACAAGAACACTTGTCTGCACAAAGAAATCCCCTTCTGTGCagcaagaaaacccagaaagaattGGTTTTGCCCAGACAGTATAAATTTGAGGAAAAGTTACCTGCTGAGCATTTTATCCAACCTCACCAGGGTGATTTGAAGGCACTTCAGCAGCAGTTAGATATACAGAGGAGATCCATTCGATCTAGACAGGAAGTCCAAGAAGAATTACTTTTGCAAAGACTAAGTAAACTGGAGAAAAAGGTCTCATCTGAGCAGACTGGCTCTTCACCCTTATCCCAGGTAGCACCGCCTGTTGCTGATTGTGAAAGAATCCAAAAGCCTTTTGTACCCAGATGTAACAGTACTGTTCCTGTAAGTCACCCTGAAATCTCAACATCACAGGACAGACCTTCGAGTTTATCACAGCCCGTTCTGCCTCAGCAAGACATTTCGACAGCACAGTTGGACTTACAAAGGGAAGTGGTGCTTTCTAATGAGAAAGTCCAGGAAGAACTTCtattaaacaaacacacacagtggACTGAAAGTGAGTCTTCTGAGCATGCTCTTCCCTCTTTGTTTTCAGCTCACAAAAGAGAGCATTCATTTATTCCGCTGCCTTTTGCTGAAGTTAAATCTAAAAACAGTTGTGGATCGTATTCCTCTAAGAATGAACATGCAGCTCCCTCCAGCAATTCTGTGATccccagatttcaagataggCTTTTGAGTTTTTCACCACCTGTCTTAACTCGGCAAGATAACCTGGAATTTCAGAAGCAGTTGGATCTACAAAAGCAAGTTCTGCATCACAGCCAAAAATCCCAAGAAGAGTTGCTTGTACAGAGACAGATGACACTGCAGCAGCAGATACAGAAACATCAAGAGACTTTGAAGGATTTCTTTAAATACAGTCAG ATAAGTCAGCCCACAGTTGGAAATGACGTacaaagtcagaagctcagaGAGTGGCTTCCTCGTCCCCAAGACCTAGCAGGAGACGATCAGGAAAACATTAGGTCTGTTACTAGGAGCAACTCCGATGACAATCAGCTGCTTTCAGAAAGTAGTGCCAAGCAAAGTG GCAAGCATCTGGACAAAGAACTGGGTAGGAGATCCTCCAAGCCGCCTGTAGCAAAAGTTAAATGTGGATTGGATTTGAACCAGCACGAACTTAGCGCTATACAAGAGGTAGAATCACCAGCAAGTGGCAGAACTTCTATACTAG atTCTTGTCAAGACAGGGATCCCCTGAGGGTCTCAATAAGCCGAGAACAAAGTTTCTTTGGGAGCCCACTGGACTGTGAACCATTTGGTTGTCTTTACCCGGTTGCCCAGGAGAACGTCTGTGGTGCTAACTCCAGTGAAGCAG TCAAGGTCAAGGAGGCTGTGACTGAGAATAATGCAATATTAAATTATGCTGTGGAGGAAGAACATACATATCTGAGTCCACCTGTGAAGCCACGTAAT GCTGAAACAGAAGAGATTTATCATGAGCCATTATCATCAATAACTGTTTCTACTGGGAGCTTTTTAAGTTATGAAAACACAGATTTGAGCCTTACAGATGCAG GGTCATTTTCAGAGCATGCATCGAACCACAGGGAACAAGAACGTACCACTgctaaagaagaggaaacaaatgtATTAAGTTCTGTAGTTCCTGCATCACAAGTCAGTTATCAAAGGCAGGACCCTGGGGAAGTTCATAAACCTGTGTTGCCTGCAGTGGAAAAATTCACATCTGGTCAGACATACCTTCAGCAGATGATGGAAAAGCACATAAATGAAGCAAATTTGATGACTGAGAAGACAGACTTGCGGG TTGACCTTGACTTTCCGGAATTGGAACACACTTTTCCGAATCTGCATCATCAGCTATTTAAACCCTTAGAACCACATCCAGATTTTGATATGTTATCATCATACTCTGGGATTTCTCAAGACAGCAGAGACTTTTACCAG AACTCTGATTCTTCATGGGAAAGCCACCGTACTACCGTTTCATCCAAAAGTACAGCTTCCTTTACAGCGCTGAGAACCAGCCTGAATCCTTCTAACACAAGCCCGAACCAGCAACCTGACCCTCACTTGGCTCATGCTGCAGCTCAGATTTTTGCTACAGAAAACATTACTGAGG GCTctgaacagtcttttcaacagcTTCTGCCAGAATTTTCTTCACAGGAGGGGAGCCAGCATGTTGATCTACCAAGTATTTTTAGCATTGAAGCAAGAGATTCTTCCCAAAGCATGGAAAATCAGACATACTCTGCACAGACTGAattacaaaataggaaaaaaagtgttCCTTTCCAGCTCTGTGTAGGAAGTTTACAAAATTCAGGCTTCAGGTCATCTGATGAGGCTAATGTATTTCATCACTTAAATCTACAGCATAGCACTCCCTGTGGTTCTACCTCTAGTGAATGCTCAATAAAAGCCCaaccagaaggcagagaagaaacaCTGGGCACTgaaaaactatcagaaagaggGATTGATACAATGTTACAAAGTCAAGGACTCAATGGAGGCAAAAAGGAAACCTGCGgggttttaaatataaattcacaaGTAGAGGAAATCGATTCACAGTTGTGTCTGAGAACAGTGGAGATGGGAACTTCAGTTCAAGCACCATATTCTGTTCAGAATGAAAAGTATTTTGAGAATTCAGCTAAAGCAGAAACTCCAGAAATCCTAAGAAACCTCTCTCAACTAGCACAATCAGAGCTCTTTTTAAGTTCTGGATCATTACAGAGCTCTATTCCAATGTGG TTGACAGAGTCTGGACATGGTATAATGGAAGAGCCAGAGCTTACATTAGTAAGCACCAGTGATATCAGTATTGCTGAAATGGAGTTTGCAAACTTAAccctagaagaaaagaaagaaaatgaggcaaaaagCAGCTTTCAG GTGAATGAATTTCTGCCTCTTGTATCAGAAAAAGAAACCTCAGATTATCCAGTTGTATCAGAACACTGTGTGGAGGAGCCAGTGGCAGTTTCGGCAG AAACGCTGCCGAAGTTTACAGCTATACCTGGGAGCTTACAAGAAGCAtttgtaaagaggaaaaaatcattTATAGAGAGATCttcccagagacagaaagaaataaagaataagattTACTTTTCTGAGAAATCTCAGATCAAAACAGCTAAGGAGAAACCAACAG GCTCATCTGTGAGTCGCCTGAAGGGTGTGAATAAGGTCAGAGTGTCACTTCCTGAAGACAGAAAGACTGCACAAGCCCTCATGCGTCAAAGGGCTTTAAg ATTATACAATCAGTTAGCTGAAGTGAAacagcaaagggaagagaaagcaaagcAAGATGCATATGCCCAAAACCGAGCAAGGGCAAAAGAATTTCATAAGGTGAGTGAGGCCCCCTATAATCTTTCCAGGTCTAGGGCACTGCAactgttaatttcatttttctattcccTCCACAGAAAACACTAG